In Burkholderia sp. GAS332, one DNA window encodes the following:
- a CDS encoding N-methylhydantoinase A yields the protein MSKDAKMSKDFWIGIDTGGTFTDLVLQQPSTGRRVYHKVPTKTADPAQGILDGIAELLNLADVSPTSVAFLVLGTTLATNAVLEGTWARTGMITTRGFKDVLDIARQRRPHFFDLDIPKPVPPSVRGDRVEVAGRIGANGSEIAPLNNGDVERAIHQLKASGVQSVAICFMHSYANGCHEKRALETVKKLWPEVYVCTSSGVLPEFREYERFVTAVVNASLLPVMDAYIERFASGVRQLGIPCEARVMQSNGGAVTTGTVRRMPVNTFFSGPAGGVMATVALGRQTGIGNLIAFDMGGTSTDVCLVKDFEPSFKNERAMAGLPVRTRTLDIHTIGAGGGSIASLDAGGMLKVGPKSASAYPGPAAYGRGGVLPTVTDANVLLGRLNPVSLLDGRMAVYADRAQAAVQKEIAGPAEMSEVEAAAGILEIATVHMTGAVRVISVERGEDPRDYALVAFGGAGPLHAAEVAMAAGMDRVLVPPRPGLLSAQGLLQSDQRGDFSLTRLVLLEPAQLPSINAGLVEIDGMVEEWLAQEKSAGENTSVDIQLQADLRYAGQNSEMTAVVADRELDEADLFALENTFHSMHERRYGYAMADQAVELVSLRGTVVLRRDKGAGESLKVSCAVRDAIVSTRSVWYQSTGVLDTPVYKRELLASGSVFSGPAIVEQMDTTTVVPPAASVRVDEFGNLHIDLSQAIPVASSTEVSK from the coding sequence ATGTCAAAGGACGCGAAGATGAGCAAAGATTTCTGGATTGGAATTGACACAGGCGGTACGTTCACCGACCTGGTTCTGCAGCAGCCGAGTACCGGACGGCGCGTGTATCACAAGGTCCCGACAAAGACGGCGGATCCGGCGCAGGGGATCCTTGATGGCATCGCTGAACTCCTGAACCTCGCTGATGTCTCGCCGACTTCTGTAGCCTTTCTTGTGCTTGGAACGACGCTGGCCACTAATGCGGTCCTTGAAGGGACTTGGGCCAGGACAGGGATGATCACAACGCGCGGATTCAAGGACGTGCTGGACATTGCGCGACAGCGTCGTCCACATTTCTTCGATCTCGATATACCGAAGCCCGTTCCTCCCTCTGTCCGCGGCGATCGGGTTGAGGTGGCCGGCCGGATCGGCGCAAATGGATCGGAAATCGCTCCGTTGAACAATGGGGACGTCGAGCGCGCGATACATCAGCTAAAAGCCTCTGGCGTTCAGTCGGTGGCGATCTGCTTCATGCACTCGTACGCGAATGGTTGTCACGAGAAGCGTGCGTTAGAGACGGTGAAAAAACTCTGGCCGGAAGTGTACGTATGCACGTCGTCAGGCGTGCTTCCGGAGTTTCGCGAATACGAACGCTTCGTGACAGCCGTCGTCAACGCAAGTCTGTTGCCCGTAATGGATGCGTATATTGAGCGATTCGCATCAGGGGTTCGGCAGCTTGGCATTCCTTGCGAAGCCAGAGTAATGCAGTCAAATGGCGGAGCGGTAACAACGGGCACGGTGCGCCGGATGCCAGTGAACACGTTCTTCTCGGGGCCTGCCGGTGGTGTCATGGCCACTGTCGCACTTGGACGACAAACAGGCATAGGAAACCTTATTGCCTTCGACATGGGAGGAACGAGTACCGATGTATGTCTCGTAAAAGACTTTGAACCGTCGTTCAAAAACGAGAGAGCGATGGCGGGACTGCCCGTTCGAACTCGAACCCTGGACATCCATACAATCGGAGCGGGGGGAGGCAGTATTGCGAGCCTTGACGCCGGCGGGATGTTAAAGGTCGGCCCGAAAAGTGCCAGTGCGTATCCCGGTCCGGCCGCTTATGGTCGTGGTGGCGTCTTGCCCACCGTCACCGACGCGAATGTTCTCCTTGGCCGACTGAATCCGGTCTCGCTGCTTGACGGGCGGATGGCCGTGTACGCGGACCGGGCCCAAGCCGCAGTCCAGAAAGAGATCGCGGGTCCGGCCGAAATGAGCGAGGTTGAAGCGGCGGCTGGAATCCTCGAAATCGCCACCGTTCACATGACGGGCGCGGTGCGAGTAATTTCCGTTGAACGAGGCGAGGACCCGCGCGATTACGCATTGGTCGCCTTTGGGGGCGCCGGTCCGTTGCACGCCGCGGAAGTTGCTATGGCGGCTGGCATGGATCGGGTTCTGGTGCCCCCCCGACCCGGCCTGTTGTCCGCACAAGGACTTTTGCAATCAGATCAGCGAGGTGACTTCAGCCTTACGCGGCTGGTTCTGCTCGAGCCTGCTCAACTGCCATCCATTAACGCTGGTCTGGTCGAGATCGACGGCATGGTTGAAGAATGGCTGGCCCAGGAAAAATCGGCGGGCGAGAACACCTCGGTCGACATTCAGCTACAGGCGGATCTCCGATATGCCGGCCAAAATTCTGAGATGACGGCAGTGGTGGCGGATAGGGAGTTGGACGAAGCGGACCTGTTCGCACTAGAGAATACGTTTCACAGCATGCACGAACGCAGATACGGCTACGCCATGGCCGACCAAGCGGTGGAGCTTGTAAGTCTTCGCGGCACTGTGGTCCTGCGACGGGATAAAGGTGCGGGCGAGTCGTTGAAAGTGAGCTGTGCTGTACGCGACGCTATCGTTAGTACCAGAAGCGTGTGGTACCAGAGCACTGGAGTTCTTGATACGCCAGTCTATAAACGTGAATTGCTCGCGTCCGGTTCTGTCTTTAGCGGCCCAGCAATCGTGGAGCAAATGGATACGACCACAGTGGTGCCGCCCGCTGCGAGCGTGCGCGTCGACGAGTTTGGCAACCTTCACATTGATCTATCACAGGCGATTCCCGTCGCGTCCAGTACCGAGGTAAGCAAATGA
- a CDS encoding N-methylhydantoinase B, protein MTTQHDPIRAEVVARYLLGVTEEMSAALTRTAFSPNIKERGDCSTAVFDALGNVVALPQRVPIHLGSMVGVVEQVLKRFDREEIQDGDMFLANDPYHGGGSHLPDINVIAPVFYDGKIVAYVANIAHHADVGGMVPGSEAAVCTSIFQEGIRIPPVRIMAQGQVNRDVMNILLLNSRTPDERVGDLNAQFAANLVGQRAVQALFRRYGVDTLTDTIADYLDFTERRFRSVLNSLPEGTYEAIDYLDGSRAGERAAIKVKLKVGGDKLKFDFTESDDQLNAARNIPHRALLATVYTVVKSMLDPDIAANSGYFRAIGIAVRPGSVVDPVSPAAVGARAISCAVLGDVVAGALSQTTPGKGLACSGPHQLVVFAGDDPVRGRYFVNYETIAGGMGARSYRNGMDAVRVHASGSANLPVEAAEHAYPLLVEQYALRDGSGGEGEYVGGMGIVRDYRNLGDNVVLSLSSERQSIAASGAGGGGAGALGGFILNPDTPDEQRLPASAADVAFAKGQVLRVLTPGGGGYGAGN, encoded by the coding sequence ATGACAACGCAACATGATCCTATCCGGGCAGAAGTAGTCGCTCGTTACCTTCTCGGGGTTACGGAGGAAATGAGTGCGGCTCTTACTCGAACTGCGTTCTCTCCGAACATTAAAGAACGTGGGGATTGTTCGACGGCAGTGTTCGACGCACTTGGGAACGTGGTCGCGCTGCCTCAGCGAGTCCCAATTCACTTGGGTTCGATGGTTGGTGTAGTTGAACAGGTACTTAAGCGCTTCGATCGCGAAGAGATCCAGGATGGGGATATGTTTCTTGCAAACGATCCCTACCACGGAGGCGGATCGCATCTGCCTGATATCAACGTTATTGCTCCGGTGTTCTATGACGGAAAGATCGTCGCTTACGTTGCCAACATCGCCCACCATGCCGACGTCGGCGGCATGGTGCCCGGTTCAGAGGCGGCTGTGTGTACATCGATTTTTCAGGAAGGGATACGCATCCCGCCAGTGAGGATCATGGCGCAGGGTCAGGTAAATCGAGACGTGATGAACATTCTTCTCCTCAACTCGCGCACGCCGGACGAGCGAGTCGGCGATCTGAATGCACAGTTCGCTGCCAATCTCGTAGGCCAGCGAGCCGTGCAAGCTCTTTTCCGTCGCTATGGAGTGGACACGCTTACCGACACGATCGCTGATTACCTTGATTTCACGGAGCGACGTTTCAGAAGCGTACTCAATTCGTTGCCGGAGGGTACTTACGAAGCAATTGATTATCTCGACGGTAGTCGCGCAGGCGAACGTGCTGCCATTAAGGTGAAACTGAAAGTAGGTGGCGACAAATTGAAGTTCGACTTTACGGAGTCGGATGACCAGCTTAATGCTGCGCGCAATATCCCACATCGCGCTTTGCTCGCAACGGTATACACGGTCGTCAAAAGCATGTTGGACCCGGATATCGCGGCGAACTCCGGGTACTTCCGGGCGATTGGTATTGCAGTGCGCCCAGGCTCGGTTGTCGATCCGGTCTCTCCTGCCGCAGTGGGTGCGCGAGCCATCTCGTGTGCCGTGCTCGGGGATGTAGTTGCCGGAGCTTTATCGCAAACGACTCCGGGCAAAGGCCTCGCATGCAGTGGGCCGCATCAGCTGGTTGTCTTCGCGGGAGATGATCCTGTGCGGGGCCGCTACTTTGTTAACTACGAGACGATCGCGGGGGGCATGGGTGCGCGCTCCTACAGAAATGGCATGGACGCTGTTCGTGTCCACGCCTCCGGGTCGGCGAACCTTCCCGTTGAAGCGGCTGAACATGCTTATCCTCTACTGGTGGAGCAGTATGCCTTGCGAGATGGCAGTGGTGGAGAAGGCGAATACGTCGGAGGCATGGGAATCGTCAGGGACTATCGCAATTTGGGGGACAACGTGGTGTTAAGCCTCTCTTCGGAACGTCAGTCAATCGCAGCATCGGGCGCGGGTGGCGGCGGCGCTGGAGCATTGGGAGGATTTATTTTGAACCCCGACACTCCAGATGAGCAGCGTCTACCGGCATCTGCGGCTGACGTTGCTTTTGCGAAAGGTCAGGTGCTCCGGGTCTTGACGCCGGGCGGCGGCGGATACGGGGCAGGTAACTAA